Within the Nicotiana tabacum cultivar K326 chromosome 11, ASM71507v2, whole genome shotgun sequence genome, the region ttattaattatatacctgtaatttagtgccaaatatgtagtttatattttttactttgtgcaggcgattgaattgcataccgtctatcatatggggcagcagatgcagagtcatgtccacgatcctgtggccatgcaggagtatagtcatcgattcatggatgtggctgcccagacactgcagcgagcccgatcggatcagcgtttggcacacAAGGCTAATTATATGGACCTAGCGCAGTACCAGCGAGGTCGTGGTATCCCACGAGCTGGATGTGCCCGACGAGCTGGTGGTGCCGGACGACGTGGTCAtgggcggagaggaggtggtccccagcaagggggcgttgaggatcctgctgatatggcaggtgacatgcATGAGACGAACATGTCGTCTTACAGCCTTGGAATTTATCGCACTCCAGTGCCATCGCAAAtgaccccatcgggtcaattATTGATCACGGGCTCGAATATTCAAGGAGTGGATTGGGGTAGATACTTCTCAGGCCCGTCTACTACTGATGAGGATCGAACGACCCGAGATTTTTATAGTGAgcgccgactgagttatggtTCCACATCACATGCAcaggtatgagtttattagtattgaatttgaatttgttttaactgtaagttatttatttttttaactttattaatttcctttttaaggcttcatgcgatgctgcgacagatgactacattcaggatccagacacgatgatggtaagacaatataaattgttgtgaattgttatgtagttttctatactaagtttcatattattatgtagccttctactggacctgacagcaccaccgatacatgtcatcctgCGCCGCATCCGGCTATAAGAAGacaacttgatgatgatgatcctgatagcgcaCCCGGGCGGGAGGGGATGTGCCTCAGGCCAGCGACTGCATTGAGACACACtggatgcgggacacattgattcggccttccttttttttatttgatgtaaataatatttttgtatacataaacaacaatatttaatcgaatatgcccattactttttttagttccccattcgtttgatagtttcgtataacaacacaagcacttaaacttaacttccacttcaattaaaataaaatttagtacaacaaacaaggaaaacattactacagcacaaacacaaacatagcaggccaacataataaaaatacatgaaatatgaaaaatacactaaacacatacatgtcAATATTTAGCCCCGGTTGCCATTTATTCTCcactccaaccacttaaatcgttcttccagttgttctttttcttcttctacctctttcagtttcgccttcacctccgcaagttcccgtttatattttttttacgttccttttgtgcttcacaattccattgtgttttccatttttcttctcccacctccttcagtttcgccctcaagtctgcaataattctattgctttctttttcatgttcccGTTGTCTTAAACACACATTATGAAGATAATGCAGTTGTTCTCTGTAGCATTCCTGgtaacatggttcatcaacccattcctcaaaatcacaaataggttcgccggGAACCTTGTAAACCTGGTTCTTATAGTGCtagtagcggcgtccaacttcaccactgtcccaacaattttgcatcaagCATGCTTTTCCATACTTGCACTTTGGGGGACAAAGAGGTTGAGCCATTTatagtatgtacattattaccccgattattatgaatagcggtgcgaacttcaaaaatacctctttcgttatcatactgcaaaaatgaatgccaatttGCTCGCCATCTGTATGTCTCAAATCTCTCCATCGgcattggcataaattcaacactcttttccatcaattccgttgcaACTGCAGACTGTTCAACAAAcatctccgccatctgcttgaacgacatccgcaccatggctgtgacgggcaatcctcctgccgacttcaataacccat harbors:
- the LOC107783803 gene encoding uncharacterized protein LOC107783803; its protein translation is MRRTLAREYDAHHNFPLCRDVLDLLEDAHFIWTSYIDEVISTLPAYCMFGRHIWRASIPLICLDIIEHHASERVFRQFGLPQPIPSPPAWLALHYERDDRFRVDDIFMAWLDEQLGTWDRRGDLTPPPQHFPIQRSMAWYRTISRLFIGNPVHQAHGQYVPYAGRHEALAIELHTVYHMGQQMQSHVHDPVAMQEYSHRFMDVAAQTLQRARSDQRLAHKANYMDLAQYQRGRGIPRAGCARRAGGAGRRGHGRRGGGPQQGGVEDPADMAGDMHETNMSSYSLGIYRTPVPSQMTPSGQLLITGSNIQGVDWGRYFSGPSTTDEDRTTRDFYSERRLSYGSTSHAQASCDAATDDYIQDPDTMMPSTGPDSTTDTCHPAPHPAIRRQLDDDDPDSAPGREGMCLRPATALRHTGCGTH